In a single window of the Alphaproteobacteria bacterium LSUCC0684 genome:
- the accD gene encoding acetyl-CoA carboxylase, carboxyltransferase subunit beta, which translates to MNWLQKTVLPKIKALVAQDSVKENMWIKCTSCSQMIFHREFEEQFNTCNTCGAHMPMATHLRMQLLFDDGKAEVISLESKKDDPLNFRDLKRYNDRLKDTRSKTGLDDAIMVAAGTIKGNPVVVAAFDFRFMGGSMGRAVGDGILRAAEEALERKAALITIPSTGGARMQEGILSLMQLPRTIIAVNKMKTAGLPYLVLLAHPTTGGVTASFAMLGDIQIAEPGAIIGFAGRRVIEETVREKLPDDFQTAEYLEEHGMVDMVVPRAKQAETIGRILSMLMDASPARAAE; encoded by the coding sequence ATGAACTGGCTTCAGAAAACCGTGCTGCCGAAAATCAAGGCGCTTGTCGCCCAGGACAGCGTCAAGGAAAACATGTGGATCAAATGCACGTCCTGCAGCCAGATGATCTTTCACCGGGAATTCGAAGAACAGTTCAACACCTGCAATACCTGCGGGGCACATATGCCGATGGCAACGCATCTCCGGATGCAGCTTCTCTTCGACGACGGCAAGGCCGAGGTCATTTCCCTCGAAAGCAAGAAAGATGACCCCCTCAATTTCCGTGATCTGAAGCGATATAACGACCGGCTCAAGGATACCCGTTCCAAAACTGGCCTTGATGACGCGATCATGGTAGCGGCGGGAACAATCAAGGGTAATCCGGTTGTTGTTGCCGCCTTTGATTTTCGCTTCATGGGCGGATCGATGGGCCGGGCTGTTGGTGACGGCATTCTCCGCGCCGCCGAGGAAGCTCTTGAGCGCAAGGCTGCGCTGATCACCATTCCATCAACGGGCGGCGCGCGCATGCAGGAAGGTATTCTGTCGCTGATGCAGCTGCCACGGACGATTATTGCCGTCAACAAGATGAAAACAGCAGGCCTTCCCTACCTGGTTCTGCTGGCGCATCCCACCACCGGCGGCGTCACCGCATCCTTTGCCATGCTGGGGGATATCCAGATAGCCGAGCCCGGGGCGATCATCGGCTTTGCGGGCAGACGCGTCATCGAGGAAACAGTGCGCGAAAAACTTCCCGATGATTTCCAGACTGCCGAATATCTCGAAGAACATGGCATGGTGGACATGGTGGTCCCACGCGCCAAGCAGGCTGAAACCATTGGCCGTATCCTTTCCATGCTGATGGATGCGTCACCCGCCCGCGCCGCCGAATAA
- a CDS encoding folylpolyglutamate synthase/dihydrofolate synthase family protein gives MTNTANSPAVSRALERLSRLHPKLIDLGLDRTFRILEKCGNPHLSLPPVIHVAGTNGKGSVLAFLRAMLEAAGLRVHAYTSPHLVRFHERIRLAGELISDDELIALLEEVEHINGRDPITFFEVTTAAAMLAFSRSRADVVLLETGLGGRADSTNVIPKPLATVITPIARDHEHFLGNTLGAIALEKAGILRPDVPVFSATQEKDAAAVIEREAQRLGSPLITPHHGFTLHPRSLGIDIELGPRRIAADTLGLMGPHQQDNAGLAVAVLASVFPEISSASIARGLANAIWPGRVQHLAEGRLRSLLPEGCQLWLDGAHNAHGARALATTLGTISDAPWILVTGALNTRPPRDFLDQLKPSIMSAITLTIPGQEASLNAITMAEAARDCGIRAVTATSIEDALEKAATIRGDSRSHIVIAGSLYLAGHVLDVNETPPR, from the coding sequence ATGACAAATACCGCGAATTCGCCCGCCGTTAGCCGCGCTCTTGAGCGGCTTTCCCGCCTGCACCCGAAACTCATTGATCTGGGGCTTGATCGCACGTTCAGGATACTTGAAAAATGCGGTAATCCTCATCTGAGCCTGCCACCGGTCATTCATGTGGCGGGAACAAACGGCAAGGGCTCGGTACTGGCTTTTCTTCGCGCCATGCTGGAGGCGGCCGGCCTCAGGGTCCATGCCTATACGTCACCGCACCTTGTCCGTTTTCATGAACGGATCCGTCTTGCCGGAGAGTTGATCAGCGATGATGAGTTGATCGCTCTCCTCGAAGAGGTTGAGCATATCAATGGCAGGGATCCCATCACCTTTTTTGAAGTGACGACGGCAGCGGCCATGCTGGCCTTCTCCCGTAGCCGCGCTGATGTTGTCCTTCTTGAGACCGGGCTTGGCGGGCGTGCCGATTCAACCAACGTGATCCCGAAGCCGCTGGCAACCGTCATCACCCCGATCGCCCGTGACCATGAACATTTCCTCGGCAATACTCTGGGCGCCATCGCCCTTGAGAAAGCCGGCATCCTTCGTCCCGATGTCCCGGTCTTCAGCGCGACACAGGAGAAGGACGCCGCCGCCGTCATTGAACGTGAGGCGCAGCGTCTGGGCAGCCCGCTTATCACCCCTCATCATGGTTTTACGCTTCATCCCCGCAGTCTTGGGATCGATATTGAACTGGGTCCGCGAAGAATTGCTGCCGATACGCTCGGGCTCATGGGCCCGCATCAGCAGGACAATGCCGGCCTTGCGGTTGCCGTGCTTGCCTCGGTTTTCCCGGAGATATCCAGCGCCAGCATCGCCCGTGGTCTTGCAAATGCCATCTGGCCCGGCCGGGTACAGCATCTCGCCGAAGGCAGGCTTCGGTCGCTGCTGCCCGAAGGGTGTCAGCTCTGGCTTGACGGAGCACATAACGCCCATGGCGCAAGAGCGCTGGCCACCACTTTAGGCACGATTTCCGATGCGCCATGGATCCTGGTGACCGGCGCCCTCAACACAAGGCCGCCACGTGACTTTCTCGATCAGCTCAAACCATCGATCATGAGCGCAATAACCCTGACTATTCCGGGGCAGGAAGCCAGCCTCAATGCCATCACCATGGCCGAAGCGGCAAGAGACTGCGGGATCAGGGCTGTGACCGCCACCAGTATTGAAGATGCTTTGGAAAAGGCTGCAACTATCAGGGGCGACAGCCGCAGCCATATCGTGATTGCAGGCTCGCTTTACCTCGCCGGGCATGTGCTTGATGTCAATGAAACGCCACCCCGATAG
- the trxA gene encoding thioredoxin, whose protein sequence is MPTTKTTDADFDADVLQSDKPVLVDFWAEWCGPCKAIGPALEEIADEMPDKVKIVKLNIDENPITPQQYGVRGIPTLLIFENGQVKAEKIGALPKSKLSEWVEESI, encoded by the coding sequence ATGCCCACAACCAAAACCACCGATGCTGATTTCGATGCCGATGTGCTCCAGTCCGATAAGCCGGTCCTGGTTGATTTCTGGGCCGAATGGTGCGGTCCCTGCAAGGCTATCGGCCCGGCGCTGGAAGAAATCGCCGATGAGATGCCGGATAAGGTCAAAATCGTCAAACTCAATATTGATGAAAACCCGATAACCCCTCAGCAATACGGGGTTCGCGGCATTCCCACGTTGCTTATTTTTGAAAATGGTCAGGTGAAAGCCGAAAAAATCGGTGCATTGCCGAAAAGCAAACTCAGCGAATGGGTTGAAGAATCGATTTGA